gaataactggTAGCATATGCAGAGAGCTGTACACTTTTCAAGAAACAGCGAGTCACACATGGTCGGCAAAAATTGAAAGAATCTATCAAAACCGCTCTTTTGCTGGCAATAAAGCAACAGCTTATGGTAAAGAAAATGAACCTCTTGCTCTCCACGAGTACGAACAACTGCAAAATGCTACAGTTAGCAGGCTGGGGCTCGTAGTTGTCCCTGAGGTACCATGGTTAGGCTACAGTCCTGATGGTGTTGTAATTCAGGATAAAAAGAAATACCTTGTTGAGGTTAAGTGCCCCATGTTGTGTAAAGAGCAGAGCATCGCTGAGctggtaaaataaaaaaaactgacaTACATAGTCAAAAATGGAGAGAACTATGCATTGAAACTTAAGCACAGTTATTACTCGCAAATTCAGCTGGGCCTCTTGCTTTTAAACCTCGACATGTGCCACTTGGTTGTGTATTCCAAGGTAGAAAGCTTGGTGATGCCTGTGATGAAAGATGTCCAGCACATGCGTGAACTGCTTGGCAAGTTGCAGTATGTGTATTTTAGGAAAGTACTTCCCAAACTTGCCGACATAAGCAAAAGGTAAAATTGTGCACAAAACTTGGCAAAGCCATGCCACATGTACGATACCACGCATTTCATAAAATAggggcaaatgaaaaaaaaaaattatggggttttacgtgccaaaaccagttctgattacaaggcacgccgtagtggggaactccggaaatttggaccacctggggttcgttaacgtgcacctaaagggGGCAAATGACATTTTCTGAAGTTATGTGTACTTAGTGTAAAATTATGCACCATTAAGTACATAATTTATATTCAATTTATAGGCAGCAAAATATTTTACTTCAGGGGTGTGTCTGACTATAGCAGGATACAACCTAAGTCTCCAGTGAAACTCTTTCAACAGTGTGCCTTGCCACACAGAACTGTGCTACAAAAAAGAGAAGCGGTCAGTTGTTGAAACTTTCCTTGCTTGTATTGCTTTGTACTGTTAGTTCACTGTGCTTTCAAGCACCCTAAAAGACTGAAATCAATCCAGGGCTCTCCAATATGGCATGCCATTTGTTCATGATGCAGATTTAGCACTAAAAAACAGCCCCTCATTACAAAAACTTATCGTCAGCTAATATTGGTGAACACAAGTTTGTCATGCCACATGCTACAGTAAATAGTTGATCAATATGCGGCAGCATTTCCCACAATATTGTACCACTAAACATTTTGAATATTTTCACTCTTTGTATGGCCCTTTCAACGTGTACTCTAGCCCTTGCAATGTCAGCAGTCTTCAGGGCATCAGCTTCAGAAAACTGGCTCTCCTTTCCCAGGAATGGGGGCCTAACAATGCCCACAGCACGAGATGCACACAGATCATCAATAAAAAAACCTCTGTCAACCATGATGTCGTCAGTGAAAGACTCGAACTTGTCAAGAAGGCCGCAGCGTTCAGTAATAGCTTTGTCAGATGCACGTCCACCAAATGCATCACTAATAAATGTTATAGTACTCCCGGGGCTGACACACACAAGAAATTTAACCGTATAGGTTGATTTATACTGGGAGTACGTCAGCAGACGACACGTCACACAACCTGATCGTTCAACTGCAATTTCAGTGCAGTCTACAACCCCTCTTACTCTGCTGTACTTCTCGAAGTGCAAAAGTGTATTGTTTAACACCTCCTCTTTTGAGGGCCATTCAAAGGCTGACTGAAAAATTGCTGCAAGAAGAGGAAGTGTGTGAACAAAATACTTGTGCACAGATGACGCACTGCATTGAAACAGCACACCAACTGATGAAAATGAAACAGCCTGCCTCAGAATAACAAACACTAAAAGAACTCTATCTTTCGCAGTGGCTTCCAACTTGTTTTCTCTTGCGTGCCTCTCCACGAGCTAGACAATCTTGTTTAGAAGCGTCATATTTGGAATTCCAGTGAAGGCATTCATTTTATAATCTGTAGTAAGAAGTTCTGTGAGCTTAAACTTCTGAGCCATGTCATGTAGTACGTTGGCCTGCATTGCCTTGTCTGCGCTACTTTTCTGTAATTCTGGTTTCTGTAATTGATGGAGGAGGTTTTGCACCTCCGCTTCTGTGTGTCCTGAAATAAAAAGTTGAGTACCTGTAGTTGTATTAATATTGGCAATGTTAGTGATTGTAATTAACCTAATTTGGTGCCCAATTGCCCAATTAAGCACCCAGGAGGTCAGTAGCTTGACGTACCAAGGCTAGTGTTAGCGGGTAATACCAAGAGGCGGGAAGGGTAAAGGGGGATTGGATAGCAAAAGGACAACGAAGAGCCAGCGTTCCATTTTAGCATAGAGGCAAGGACAGTTGGGGCAAGATCGGTCTAGACGCAAGTGATATAGATAGAGATGCCAGGGTGGAGATAGCATTTGTCGGAATTTGGCGAAGAAGGCAGGACTGGTGACGGAGAGGAAGGATGCAGCTGCGGAGCATGGGTAACGTAATGCTACAGTAGATAGGAGTGATTTGCCTCGTGCAACAATTATGGTAATATTTAGAAATCTTACCTGTTGGCATCTCTTCATTTCCTACATGGCTGCTTGGACAGGTGCTTACTGCAGAAAGCCAGGCTTGGACAGGTTGATCTGCGGTACATAAACAAGGAGAAACACATGGATGAACAGTTTTGCCAGAAAAGCATGTGAACTTGTTTACAAATTATCCATGAAATGACgaacacaaaaacaacacaaCCATGCAGCAATTGATATTTCATGTGATGCGTCTTTCGTATGTCAACACGTAAAAACCGCGTCGCCTCTCACCATGAACACAAGATCTCGGCATTCTGTGCTCCTGACGCAGTTATAAACAGGTTGTCATGGCACAGCTTAAGCAGTTGAAGCAGGCTCGCAGGCAGAAATTAAAGATAAGAAATCCTGTAACGCTTTCCAGGATGAGTACTCACCACAGTTTTCGGCTGCACATGGAACGACTGGGGGCACGCAGGCGCAAACCTCCTCTCTAGACACAGCTGGCGGCAAATCGTCTGGTTTCATACCTGCAAATTCATAATCCAGTCGCAGCCGCGTTTGACATACCAACAGCGAAACAGCGATACTTGCACATTTGTGACAGCTTCGCAATACGTCAGCGGAATCAATGAAACAGGTAAGCGCCGCGTACCAAGCGCACGATTGCAATGACTCGGGAAACTATCGAATGTCGGCACCGCGAATTAAGAGATAGATAAGGCACAGAAGGGAATTAATTTTCTAAATTATAAACACAGGATTACAGTACGTACCATGGCTGGCCTCTGTCAGTTTCCTTCTGCTTGGTCTGGGTTTTACTTGTGTTTCGTGCGTCCGAACAGGCATTTTTAGTGAAGGCACGGCCCCTTTCTTCAGCCGCGGCAGACGAGGCTTTAGGCTCCCATCTAGAGAAAAACCACAGCACCGCCAAACAAAGTTAACAACATAAGCACTGAACAACTGGATGGGCAAAAAACTTACCGAGGTTGCTCCAGAAGTAGTCTTCCTGCTTGAAGTGCTCGTTGCAAACATACATCTCGCCGGTGACTTCTTTGCCGATGCGCATCCTTGCAGCCCACAATTTCCGCAGTTTTTTGTGTCTCGGGAACACATGGAGGCTTACCTCACCCGCTACGGCACGGTTTttgcactgcggctcgctgcaCATGCGATTACTATTCGCTTTTTTCCTTTTCGGCGCGTCCATGACTACCGCGAGACCAAACCGCCGAACTGCGTCGCAGATTTCTATCACCGGGTGACTGTTTCGGAGGAGGACcgcgtggcgccgcctgcgtcgctggaatgaccgaatACAATAGTCAGCAACATGCGTTTGTTTACGTCCTCGTAGAGTGCATCGGCATATTTTGAAACTCTGGCTaaggttagctgggacaccctgtataagaggTGAATAGATGAACACGATTTTGCAGAAAGGTAACATATGTGCAGCTGGTTGGAACACACATTGTGCAGTAAAGTTGCAAGCATAATTGGCTAGGAATCGCGCTACGAAAGGCGATACAAGTGGAAGGCATATTTGAATGGTAAATTAATTGCCAAGGGCGCAAAGGAGTGACAGAGTGTTCACATCACTGGAGCCAAACCAATAGCGATGAGGCACCTATAAGTTGTCAGATAGAAGTATCATACTTGTTCAAACTATCAGTGAAGTAGTTATATGAATATCTCTTTGGAAATCTGGGCACCAGTGAGTACGAATATTTTCAATAGCGCGTTTTCTACAGAACGCATGAGTTTTAGTCCAGCAGTCCTAATAATACAAGCTGCTTCACCTAACCCTTAAGACAGCCGTGGTTTGTGTTGTAAAGGATTTAGTAGAGtttggagcagcgcagcggcaacagtcaaacgagacacgtctttcaagcacgagcgccgttgccgagcaacgcgctggacccactagcgtctgaaGCCACTAGAGCCGGGCCCACTAGCGTCTGTCTTCGCTACATTtgccccgggagtgataagggagccgtccggtgacctaacagctcgtcaggataacaggatcgtagtatggcttgaggcggtcgacatGTACAATGCCTTGTCCACGATGgagctggtccgaagacggttcaactggTACGATGATGTAATTCACGGGAGAATTCGTTCGATGACGCGGTATGGGCCTTCATAGTTAGCAAGGTGACCTTCAtaggaagcaaggtgaccgcgggAATGGAGTCGCCGGGAGAGCTCTTccggcgctcttggtcgttggaagtaaaggcacgtgcgaggtcgcGGCATTCTTCCGCCTGCCTTGCTGTAGAGAATTAggcgagccctcggatgcatctgGTTGGTAAGGTAAAAATGTGTCGATGGTGTGTGACGGCTGCCGACCGTACAGTATGAAAGAGGGCGAAAAACCAGTGGTGCTCTGCGCAGCGGTggtgtacgcgtaggtgacgaaaggcagaatggcgtcccagttcgtgtggtcggaggcgacgggCATTGAAATCATGTGGCCGAGCGTgaggttgaagcgttctgtgaagccattggtttgggggtggtacgccgtagttgtgcgatgaataacgtggtaCTCTTTATGAATGGTTTCAACTACCTCTGACAGGAAGACACGACCGCGATCACTTGAGCAATGCTTGCGGTGGACCATGCCgaaggatgaatcggcgaagcaggaatgaggcagcatcgcgcgctgtagctgcatGGATAGCGGTGGTTTCGGTGAAGCGtgtaaggtgatctactgccacaatggcccagcggttgcCAGCCGGCGTCAAGGGACGTTGCCCATACAATTAAATTCCAACgtgcccgaacggccgggtagggcatggtagaggctgcagaccagcaggcaagagctggggtgaagatttccggcgctggcagtcgcagcaggagcgaacgaactgttgaacgtacttgcACATTACTCGCCCGTAGTAGCGCTGTCAAAGGTGCTGGTAGGTTTTGAACACTCCCGAGTGcgcgcactgtggatcggcgtgAAAGGATGCGTAGATTTCGGAGCACatactgcgaggaactactaacaaccactggcggccgtctgca
This Dermacentor silvarum isolate Dsil-2018 chromosome 6, BIME_Dsil_1.4, whole genome shotgun sequence DNA region includes the following protein-coding sequences:
- the LOC125946177 gene encoding uncharacterized protein LOC125946177 isoform X1, whose protein sequence is MDAPKRKKANSNRMCSEPQCKNRAVAGEVSLHVFPRHKKLRKLWAARMRIGKEVTGEMYVCNEHFKQEDYFWSNLDGSLKPRLPRLKKGAVPSLKMPVRTHETQVKPRPSRRKLTEASHGMKPDDLPPAVSREEVCACVPPVVPCAAENCDQPVQAWLSAVSTCPSSHVGNEEMPTGKISKYYHNCCTRQITPIYCSITLPMLRSCILPLRHQSCLLRQIPTNAISTLASLSISLASRPILPQLSLPLC
- the LOC125946177 gene encoding uncharacterized protein LOC125946177 isoform X4 yields the protein MDAPKRKKANSNRMCSEPQCKNRAVAGEVSLHVFPRHKKLRKLWAARMRIGKEVTGEMYVCNEHFKQEDYFWSNLDGSLKPRLPRLKKGAVPSLKMPVRTHETQVKPRPSRRKLTEASHGMKPDDLPPAVSREEVCACVPPVVPCAAENCDQPVQAWLSAVSTCPSSHVGNEEMPTAQRCSALYTTWGT
- the LOC125946177 gene encoding uncharacterized protein LOC125946177 isoform X2, yielding MDAPKRKKANSNRMCSEPQCKNRAVAGEVSLHVFPRHKKLRKLWAARMRIGKEVTGEMYVCNEHFKQEDYFWSNLDGSLKPRLPRLKKGAVPSLKMPVRTHETQVKPRPSRRKLTEASHGMKPDDLPPAVSREEVCACVPPVVPCAAENCDQPVQAWLSAVSTCPSSHVGNEEMPTGHTEAEVQNLLHQLQKPELQKSSADKAMQANVLHDMAQKFKLTELLTTDYKMNAFTGIPNMTLLNKIV
- the LOC125946177 gene encoding uncharacterized protein LOC125946177 isoform X3 codes for the protein MDAPKRKKANSNRMCSEPQCKNRAVAGEVSLHVFPRHKKLRKLWAARMRIGKEVTGEMYVCNEHFKQEDYFWSNLDGSLKPRLPRLKKGAVPSLKMPVRTHETQVKPRPSRRKLTEASHGMKPDDLPPAVSREEVCACVPPVVPCAAENCDQPVQAWLSAVSTCPSSHVGNEEMPTGITKLSTLEYTTKWHMSRFKSKRPS